The following proteins are co-located in the Lentibacillus sp. JNUCC-1 genome:
- a CDS encoding DnaJ domain-containing protein, protein MSKQDQSYYKILGTTANISQRRIKEKYISAVKQHPPETDPEQFEKIREAYDTLKDPVKRKQYDLSRKYGGDIEKMLEKADKLTINENYEKAEKVLLDVLQIDPDILSAQLGVIFVRLRLNQINKAHQMLEKLLSSPALYEDEDLTPAMVYAAFGKVLIDLGHIDEAIHFLEQGVEQFSDEGREINDLLTITYLDTGQDQKAIETAEKNVPPADLQPSIDDFDRYVNWLYAILNTNSWPELSKVKARFRKYLKNLQDPQEREEAFSVLSTEYVELSEVYRYRDAEVFLELATVTNPQDQDAKSALKEAKQLARAEKEIGKLVGDETIFPLMIYHSVHWFYNDDDYPLVRELDYLFNSEAINALKAETDFYAAGILKLQKNYPVLYNMFKSEWDALYQDLTKHMNREAKRELKKLM, encoded by the coding sequence ATGTCGAAGCAAGACCAAAGCTATTATAAAATCCTGGGCACTACCGCAAACATTAGCCAGCGTCGCATTAAAGAAAAGTATATTAGCGCCGTCAAACAACATCCACCGGAAACAGATCCCGAGCAATTTGAAAAAATACGCGAAGCCTATGACACATTAAAAGACCCTGTTAAACGTAAACAATACGATCTATCGCGCAAGTACGGCGGCGACATTGAAAAAATGCTGGAGAAGGCTGACAAACTGACCATCAATGAAAACTACGAAAAAGCGGAAAAAGTACTCCTTGACGTATTGCAGATTGATCCGGATATCTTGAGCGCACAACTTGGTGTCATATTCGTCCGATTACGTCTCAACCAAATCAACAAGGCACATCAGATGTTGGAAAAGCTGCTGTCCTCACCAGCTTTGTATGAAGATGAAGACCTTACACCCGCCATGGTGTACGCCGCTTTCGGCAAGGTCTTGATAGACCTCGGTCACATCGATGAAGCGATTCATTTTTTGGAGCAAGGGGTTGAACAATTCTCTGATGAAGGCCGTGAAATAAATGACCTATTAACAATTACTTATTTAGATACTGGTCAGGATCAAAAAGCCATAGAAACCGCTGAAAAAAACGTACCGCCAGCAGACCTCCAACCATCTATTGATGATTTTGACCGTTACGTTAACTGGTTGTATGCCATTCTTAATACCAACAGTTGGCCAGAACTTTCAAAAGTGAAGGCCCGTTTTCGGAAGTACTTGAAAAATCTGCAGGACCCTCAAGAACGCGAAGAAGCATTTTCGGTGCTTTCAACCGAATATGTAGAATTGTCCGAAGTTTATCGTTACCGGGATGCAGAAGTCTTTTTGGAACTGGCAACCGTCACTAATCCACAGGACCAGGACGCAAAAAGCGCTCTAAAAGAAGCCAAACAATTAGCCCGTGCCGAAAAAGAAATCGGCAAACTCGTTGGGGATGAAACCATTTTTCCACTGATGATCTATCATAGCGTTCATTGGTTTTATAATGACGACGATTATCCCCTGGTTCGTGAACTTGATTATCTGTTCAATTCGGAGGCCATTAACGCACTAAAAGCAGAAACAGACTTTTACGCTGCAGGTATTCTAAAGCTGCAAAAAAACTATCCCGTCTTATATAATATGTTCAAGTCTGAATGGGACGCATTATACCAAGACCTCACTAAACACATGAACCGCGAAGCCAAACGCGAATTGAAAAAACTGATGTAG
- a CDS encoding sigma-70 family RNA polymerase sigma factor has translation MSKPKQSFTFEEVFKQNERRIHYHIHRLNIRDPHQEYFQEGLCALWNAYEKYAPDKGPMATYFNYTIRNRLIDRIRSESRSVEAQEQAVEEQRKVAMDGNHISRNAQSYPLPALDNSMPLPDDNKLWGNLKAHLSDNQWKWVQGYIIEDLSQKEIAQIEKASIEAVKSWGNR, from the coding sequence ATGTCGAAGCCAAAGCAATCATTTACGTTTGAAGAGGTGTTTAAGCAAAACGAGCGGCGGATTCATTATCATATCCATCGGCTGAATATCCGGGACCCGCATCAGGAATATTTTCAGGAAGGGCTGTGTGCGTTGTGGAATGCGTATGAAAAATATGCCCCGGACAAGGGACCGATGGCGACATATTTTAATTACACAATTAGGAACCGGCTGATTGACCGCATCCGCAGTGAATCGCGCAGTGTCGAGGCGCAGGAGCAGGCGGTCGAGGAGCAGCGCAAAGTAGCCATGGATGGCAACCATATCTCGCGGAATGCCCAATCGTACCCGCTCCCAGCGCTAGACAACAGCATGCCATTACCCGATGACAATAAACTCTGGGGCAATTTGAAAGCGCATTTGAGTGATAACCAGTGGAAATGGGTCCAGGGGTATATTATTGAGGACCTTTCCCAGAAAGAGATTGCTCAGATTGAAAAGGCTTCAATCGAGGCTGTGAAAAGCTGGGGAAACAGGTGA
- a CDS encoding type II toxin-antitoxin system Phd/YefM family antitoxin, producing MRHIRPISDLRNHFADISKTVHEDQEPVYLTKNGYGDMVVMSIEAYEQKLFESDIYLKLKEAELDAKSTQTRHTHEDVFRDIRKGLSEKSNGENV from the coding sequence ATGCGCCACATTAGACCCATATCTGATTTACGAAATCATTTTGCGGATATTTCCAAAACGGTTCATGAAGATCAAGAACCTGTCTACCTTACAAAGAATGGCTACGGTGATATGGTTGTCATGAGTATTGAAGCTTATGAACAAAAGCTGTTTGAAAGTGACATATATCTGAAGCTGAAAGAAGCAGAGTTAGATGCAAAATCGACTCAAACACGACATACGCACGAAGATGTTTTTCGAGATATACGAAAAGGGCTTTCCGAAAAGAGCAATGGTGAAAATGTATAA
- a CDS encoding type II toxin-antitoxin system RelE/ParE family toxin, producing the protein MYKIKYLPIAKKDLLEITRYIKDELHDSLAAMNLIDAFDASISRLQEFPYSCKVYQTTAPLDTEYRVLPVKKYLVFYTVLEHQVEIHRVIYAKMDLNKLIK; encoded by the coding sequence ATGTATAAAATTAAATATCTTCCAATTGCTAAAAAGGATTTGCTAGAGATAACAAGATATATTAAGGATGAGTTACACGATTCATTGGCAGCCATGAATTTGATTGATGCTTTCGATGCGTCCATTTCGCGTCTTCAGGAATTTCCATATTCCTGCAAGGTTTATCAAACAACTGCTCCGCTGGATACAGAATACAGAGTCCTTCCTGTTAAAAAATATTTGGTATTCTATACTGTTCTCGAACACCAGGTAGAAATTCATAGAGTCATTTATGCTAAGATGGATCTGAATAAATTGATTAAATAG
- a CDS encoding endonuclease/exonuclease/phosphatase family protein, whose product MTWNIRQGGKKAMQQISDAILFHQADLVVLTEYKDHEAGMGLMKTLKQAGWSYTLSSEPPNKENGLLIASVYPFEAHAAPFSKKHGSHRWHEIYLPSFDLNVLGIHVPNVNETYDKRFFGEEITRYAYRRRNDRAMIVGDFNTARPDEKSSAPRKFSDYIMQLLEGGWTDAWKDIHGENLDYSWFSHKQNGFHLDYVFLSPSLSNHLTDTQFSHHEREENYSDHSILIAEFELFQVGG is encoded by the coding sequence ATGACATGGAACATTCGGCAGGGTGGCAAAAAGGCTATGCAGCAGATTTCTGATGCGATTCTTTTTCATCAAGCGGATTTGGTGGTACTTACTGAATACAAAGATCATGAAGCTGGGATGGGACTTATGAAGACTTTGAAGCAGGCTGGGTGGTCGTATACACTTTCTTCAGAGCCGCCTAATAAGGAAAATGGTCTTCTCATCGCTTCTGTTTATCCGTTTGAAGCACACGCCGCGCCATTTTCAAAAAAACACGGTTCGCATCGATGGCATGAGATTTATTTGCCTTCGTTTGATTTAAATGTGCTCGGCATTCATGTGCCAAATGTGAATGAAACATATGACAAACGCTTTTTTGGGGAAGAGATCACTCGGTATGCGTATCGTCGTCGGAATGATCGCGCGATGATTGTTGGTGATTTTAATACGGCAAGGCCGGATGAAAAAAGCAGTGCACCACGTAAATTCAGTGATTATATTATGCAGCTCTTGGAGGGTGGATGGACAGATGCCTGGAAGGACATCCATGGAGAAAACCTGGATTACAGCTGGTTCAGTCATAAACAGAATGGATTTCACTTGGACTATGTGTTTTTATCCCCCAGCCTTTCCAATCATCTGACAGACACTCAATTTTCCCATCATGAACGAGAAGAAAACTACTCCGACCACTCGATACTGATTGCAGAGTTTGAGCTGTTCCAAGTGGGCGGGTGA